The sequence TGTGGTTTCTTCTCAACAATGGGTCTCCAATTCACATTCATACCTTTATCTTCATCCACAGGCTTTCCTCCTGGTTCTTTAGCCAGTTTCTTCCTAAGTTCCTTCTCATCTTCCACCACAATTTCATCTTGATGAACAGCCTCTGGATCTACATTTCCTACCACCTTTTCTTTCAACTCTTCAGCAGTTTCCTCAATAGCTTTCCATGCATCTTGAGTTGTTTTAGTGGCTTTATCCTTCACTTCTTTCGCCTTATCAGCCATTTCAGATACTTTGCCACCCGTTTCATCAGTATCGGTCCCGTAGAAGCACTTCTTGACATGCCTGCTCTGTTGTTCCGACGGCTCCTCTGTTGCACCAACATATCCTCCCTTTAATATTATAGTGTGTTTCCATATGCATGCATAAATCACAAAATGTATAAGCATGTACTccatttgtttgaaaatttaacGACAGTAATTAATGTTGTAGCATGTAAGGTAGGTAATTTCATGAATGACCATCCaacctaaaatttaaattttctagtTGAATACATAAATAGGATTGAGATCATTTTCCTGTTAAAAGGAAAGGATTTAATTTTACGACCGAGGCTAACCAAAAGACTATGCATAAATAATGTGAATTCAATTATTATTGTATGTAAATTTGTAATAGCCTATAAATTTCAATCCTAGATCGAACTATACTAAA comes from Capsicum annuum cultivar UCD-10X-F1 chromosome 2, UCD10Xv1.1, whole genome shotgun sequence and encodes:
- the LOC107861218 gene encoding uncharacterized protein LOC107861218, whose protein sequence is MASLSKKSIFNLSKTFPHRASSVFIGRQIWKGGYVGATEEPSEQQSRHVKKCFYGTDTDETGGKVSEMADKAKEVKDKATKTTQDAWKAIEETAEELKEKVVGNVDPEAVHQDEIVVEDEKELRKKLAKEPGGKPVDEDKGMNVNWRPIVEKKPQPS